A window of the Corythoichthys intestinalis isolate RoL2023-P3 chromosome 6, ASM3026506v1, whole genome shotgun sequence genome harbors these coding sequences:
- the LOC130917115 gene encoding coxsackievirus and adenovirus receptor homolog, producing MAMMWDFLWPSVLLGVFFNICPACPLEIQKEMNHYYVARGSSVQLPCVYTHTVDSQQYTEVSWSIESADREEQPIIWFTGGRLYSDLYKPMEGRVHFTSADPQNGDASIIIKDVRPSDTEMYRCLVKKLPELDKKILDLTVIEAPSQPLCSVDKEDNSMTLKCSSLQGTPPLHYIWSKTSGNKVLPPQATVDPTRATLHFNITERECGSYRCTVESMVGTKHCDLHLDCSLPQDNSVSSPRLLTTTAVAAIVVTITTLFIVIVVLAVFLYRKRKEQPQDIEMEK from the coding sequence ATGGCGATGATGTGGGACTTCCTTTGGCCTTCTGTCCTCCTGggagtgtttttcaacatttgtcCAGCATGCCCTCTGGAAATCCAGAAGGAAATGAACCACTACTACGTCGCCAGGGGGTCAAGTGTCCAGCTACCCTGTGTGTACACTCACACCGTGGACTCTCAGCAGTACACGGAGGTCTCGTGGAGTATTGAGTCTGCAGACCGAGAGGAGCAACCCATCATTTGGTTTACTGGCGGCCGCTTGTATTCCGATTTGTACAAACCAATGGAGGGGAGGGTCCACTTCACGTCAGCCGATCCCCAAAACGGAGACGCGTCTATCATCATCAAAGATGTACGTCCGTCAGACACGGAGATGTACCGCTGTCTGGTGAAGAAGTTACCAGAACTGGACAAGAAGATCTTAGACCTGACAGTCATAGAAGCACCCAGTCAGCCTCTCTGCAGTGTGGACAAAGAAGACAACAGTATGACGCTGAAATGCAGCTCTCTGCAAGGCACCCCACCTTTGCATTACATCTGGTCCAAGACCAGTGGAAATAAGGTCTTGCCTCCTCAGGCCACTGTGGACCCCACAAGAGCCACCTTGCATTTCAACATCACCGAGCGGGAGTGTGGAAGCTATCGCTGCACGGTGGAAAGTATGGTGGGGACCAAACACTGTGACCTTCACCTGGACTGTTCACTTCCCCAGGACAACAGTGTGAGCAGTCCACGATTGCTGACAACCACTGCAGTCGCTGCAATCGTTGTCACTATCACCACACTTTTCATTGTCATAGTTGTCCTTGCCGTATTCCTCTACCGCAAACGAAAAGAGCAACCCCAGGACattgaaatggaaaaataa